A genomic stretch from Petrimonas mucosa includes:
- a CDS encoding EamA family transporter, with protein sequence MGETVSVTIAVGLRILSNPLANVFQKQLASRGNHPLVVNFLTYFLLSVACGISLFFTEIPSPDSDFWLYSILGGIAGALGNGLLVKALQLGDLSVLGPINSYKSVVGIIFGIFLLSEIPNGWGILGIALIIYGSYFVLDTTEARFSWKLLNRPEIQFRIWAMLLTAVEAVFIKKVIAVSSAAVAFMSWCLFGAIFSFLVLFSGKLNLKSELVRATKSGRTGKFLLLAGCIGMMQLTTNYTFDHMPVGYALSLFQLSAIVTILFGYTFFREKSIGRKIIGSAIMVTGSVLIILLK encoded by the coding sequence ATGGGCGAAACCGTTTCAGTGACCATAGCGGTAGGTTTGAGGATACTCTCCAACCCGCTTGCCAATGTTTTCCAGAAACAACTGGCATCACGGGGAAACCATCCGCTGGTTGTCAACTTTCTGACCTATTTCCTGCTATCTGTGGCCTGCGGCATTTCGCTGTTCTTTACAGAGATCCCCTCACCCGACAGCGATTTCTGGCTCTACTCGATCCTTGGCGGAATCGCTGGTGCGCTGGGCAACGGATTGCTGGTAAAGGCACTTCAACTGGGCGACCTCTCGGTATTGGGACCCATCAACTCATACAAATCGGTTGTCGGGATTATTTTCGGCATCTTCCTTCTCTCGGAGATCCCCAATGGCTGGGGTATCCTGGGAATTGCATTGATCATTTACGGCAGCTACTTCGTCCTGGATACAACCGAGGCGAGATTCTCATGGAAATTGTTGAACCGCCCCGAGATACAGTTCAGGATATGGGCAATGCTCCTTACCGCCGTCGAGGCGGTCTTCATTAAAAAGGTAATCGCGGTATCATCGGCCGCGGTGGCCTTTATGAGCTGGTGCCTGTTTGGCGCAATCTTCTCCTTTCTCGTGCTTTTTTCCGGCAAGCTGAACCTTAAATCGGAGCTCGTCAGGGCAACAAAATCGGGCCGGACGGGCAAATTTCTCCTGTTGGCCGGATGTATAGGAATGATGCAACTCACCACCAACTACACATTCGATCATATGCCGGTGGGATATGCCTTGTCGCTATTCCAGCTTTCGGCCATCGTAACCATTCTGTTCGGATACACTTTTTTCCGCGAAAAATCAATCGGCAGGAAGATTATTGGATCTGCCATCATGGTCACCGGATCGGTACTGATCATACTGTTGAAATAG
- the odhB gene encoding 2-oxoglutarate dehydrogenase complex dihydrolipoyllysine-residue succinyltransferase: protein MAIIEIRVPSPGESITHVELYKWLVADGAVVTKNSEIAELESEKATLTLVAEESGKVSLKAKEGDSLEVGSLACTIDTAVQPETAEPEPKSGKPASPEAIRPEQPAAAGPATPKQPEKGEKPATGEYENVKVTPLAKRVMEENDLSVEDVINGLRRLKRSDVEAVLSASGVAPVSGLKKPASRESKTSRMSSLRRKLSERLVAVKNETAMLTTFNEVNMKPIMDLRKKYQDKFVERHGIKLGMMSFFMKACAIALQEFPSVNSTMEGENITSYDYADISVAVSTPKGLLVPVIRNVESMGLAEIEKAVAAVADKARKGKLAIPEMTGGTFTITNGGVFGSMMSTPIINPPQSAILGMHNIMDRPVVIDGEIVVRPMMYVALSYDHRMIDGRESVGFLVRVKQLLENPTDMLFGKSSGEKELLEL, encoded by the coding sequence ATGGCAATAATAGAGATAAGGGTTCCCAGTCCCGGTGAGTCGATCACACATGTCGAACTCTACAAATGGCTGGTTGCTGACGGCGCTGTCGTCACTAAAAACAGTGAAATTGCAGAGTTGGAGTCTGAAAAGGCAACATTGACCCTGGTTGCTGAAGAATCGGGAAAGGTATCGCTGAAAGCTAAAGAGGGCGATAGCCTGGAGGTAGGTTCCCTGGCTTGCACCATCGACACCGCCGTTCAACCCGAAACGGCAGAGCCGGAACCGAAAAGCGGGAAGCCTGCTTCACCGGAAGCCATCAGGCCGGAACAACCGGCAGCAGCCGGACCGGCAACGCCCAAACAGCCCGAAAAAGGGGAAAAACCTGCAACCGGCGAATATGAAAACGTAAAGGTTACTCCCTTGGCCAAACGGGTAATGGAAGAGAATGACCTGTCGGTGGAGGATGTGATAAACGGGCTGCGCCGGCTGAAACGTTCGGATGTAGAGGCGGTGCTATCGGCTAGCGGTGTAGCTCCCGTAAGCGGACTGAAAAAGCCGGCAAGTCGGGAATCCAAAACCAGCAGGATGAGTTCACTGCGCCGGAAGTTGAGTGAGCGCCTGGTTGCTGTAAAGAACGAGACGGCCATGCTGACCACCTTCAACGAGGTAAACATGAAGCCGATCATGGATCTGCGGAAAAAATACCAGGACAAGTTCGTCGAAAGACACGGAATCAAACTGGGCATGATGTCGTTCTTCATGAAGGCCTGTGCCATTGCGCTGCAGGAATTTCCGAGCGTAAACTCGACGATGGAGGGAGAAAACATAACCAGTTATGACTATGCCGATATCTCGGTAGCTGTAAGTACTCCCAAGGGTCTGTTGGTCCCCGTAATCCGGAATGTGGAGAGCATGGGGCTGGCCGAGATTGAAAAGGCTGTCGCCGCAGTAGCCGACAAGGCACGCAAAGGGAAACTCGCCATTCCCGAAATGACCGGTGGAACATTTACAATAACCAACGGAGGTGTTTTCGGATCGATGATGTCTACGCCGATCATCAATCCCCCGCAGTCTGCCATCCTGGGGATGCATAATATCATGGACCGGCCGGTGGTGATTGACGGAGAGATAGTTGTACGGCCAATGATGTATGTGGCGCTGTCGTACGACCACCGAATGATCGACGGGCGCGAATCGGTTGGCTTCCTGGTCAGGGTAAAACAGTTACTTGAAAATCCCACAGATATGCTCTTCGGAAAGAGCAGCGGAGAGAAAGAGTTACTGGAGCTGTAG
- a CDS encoding 2-oxoglutarate dehydrogenase E1 component — protein MDIGAIEALYKQYKENPENVDESFRFFFQGFDLAIKHFPTKPRKTEGGAGVPAKEIAVMNLITAYRRRGHLFTKTNPVRTRRSYTPTLDLQNFNLSEEDLDTEFEAGKEIGIGRATLREIVEHLNETYCKSIGVEYRYMTKPEIVQWLQQKMEGCRNQEPLSGEQKLHILDRLVEASGFEDYMHRKYVGQKRFSLEGSEAIIPALDAILTLGGDYDVNEIVIGMAHRGRLNVLTNIMKKPYYQVFREFTAENYEEENLYGDVKYHLGYNNTIDHEGRKISVNLSPNPSHLEAVGPVVEGIAKARLELAHDYQYNQVLPILIHGDAAIAGQGVVYETIQFSKLDGYKTGGTIHIVINNQVGFTTNYLQARSSTYCTDIAKVTQSPVFHVNGDDVEAMVFVAKLALEFRQKFNIDVFIDLLSYRKYGHNEGDEPRFTQPKLYEIIAKHKNPRDIYAERLIDEGVLTRQEYETRLKGFQDVLDQAYAKANQSRKLNIHSFLKEQYREIRSPLPEDFETVCNTAISKEMFLDLARRITTLPEGKRFYNKTIKLFSQRADMIKTDAYDWAMGELMAYASLAKENYPVRLSGQDSERGTFSHRHAEIITEDGEEKYFPLKNLGGEHATVRVYNSPLNEYGVLGFEYGYSLANPFGLTIWEAQFGDFFNVGQVIVDQYISAAHEKWGVKSGLVMFLPHGYEGQGAEHSSGRMERFLTQCANLNLQVVNPTTPANHFHVIRRQLHRDIRVPLILFTPKSLLRHPECTSTLADFTEGHFREVIGDDKADPSKVSKVLLCTGKIYYELEAARRKAGAGHIAVIRIEQLYPFPEKQLKKILKGYRKDAKLVWVQEEPLNMGAALFVKQWMGDCKLEIISRPPSGVTAEGLTALHKIHQAEIITEAMK, from the coding sequence ATGGATATAGGAGCCATAGAGGCATTGTATAAGCAGTATAAGGAGAATCCGGAAAATGTGGACGAGAGTTTTCGCTTTTTCTTTCAGGGATTCGACCTGGCTATCAAGCACTTCCCGACTAAACCCCGGAAAACGGAGGGTGGTGCTGGAGTTCCGGCCAAGGAGATTGCCGTGATGAACCTGATCACCGCCTACCGGCGCAGGGGACATCTGTTCACCAAGACCAATCCGGTCCGTACGCGGAGGTCATACACCCCTACCCTCGACCTTCAAAACTTCAACCTTTCCGAAGAGGACCTGGATACAGAGTTCGAGGCCGGAAAGGAGATCGGGATAGGCAGGGCAACCCTGAGGGAAATTGTTGAACACCTGAACGAGACCTACTGCAAGTCGATCGGGGTGGAATATCGCTACATGACCAAACCGGAGATCGTACAGTGGCTGCAACAGAAGATGGAGGGGTGCCGCAATCAGGAGCCTCTTTCGGGAGAGCAGAAACTGCATATCCTCGACCGGTTGGTTGAAGCCTCAGGATTTGAGGATTACATGCACAGGAAATATGTAGGACAGAAACGGTTCTCCCTGGAGGGATCGGAAGCGATAATCCCCGCGCTCGATGCGATCCTCACGCTGGGAGGCGACTACGATGTAAACGAGATCGTTATCGGAATGGCACACCGGGGTAGGCTCAACGTGCTGACCAACATAATGAAGAAACCCTACTATCAGGTATTCCGGGAGTTCACGGCAGAGAACTACGAAGAGGAGAACCTCTATGGCGACGTTAAATATCACCTGGGGTACAACAATACCATCGACCATGAGGGACGGAAAATTTCGGTGAACCTGTCGCCCAATCCTTCCCATCTGGAGGCAGTGGGACCCGTGGTGGAAGGGATCGCCAAGGCCCGGTTGGAACTGGCACACGATTACCAGTACAACCAGGTGTTGCCCATCCTGATCCATGGCGATGCCGCCATTGCCGGACAGGGAGTCGTTTACGAAACAATCCAGTTTTCAAAGCTGGACGGATACAAAACGGGCGGAACCATTCACATCGTGATCAACAACCAGGTCGGGTTCACCACCAACTATCTACAGGCTCGCTCCAGCACCTATTGTACCGATATTGCCAAGGTGACGCAGTCGCCCGTATTTCACGTAAATGGTGACGATGTGGAGGCGATGGTCTTTGTAGCCAAACTGGCACTGGAGTTCAGGCAGAAATTCAATATCGATGTCTTTATCGATCTACTATCGTACCGGAAATATGGGCACAACGAGGGGGACGAACCCCGTTTCACGCAGCCCAAGCTGTACGAAATCATCGCCAAGCATAAAAATCCTCGCGACATCTATGCGGAGAGACTGATCGACGAAGGGGTGCTCACCCGGCAGGAGTATGAAACCCGGTTGAAAGGGTTTCAGGATGTGTTGGATCAGGCCTATGCAAAAGCTAACCAAAGCAGAAAGTTGAACATCCACTCCTTCCTCAAGGAACAGTACCGGGAGATCCGGTCGCCACTGCCGGAAGATTTCGAAACAGTTTGCAACACAGCCATCTCCAAAGAGATGTTCCTCGATCTGGCACGACGGATTACCACGTTGCCCGAAGGGAAACGGTTCTACAACAAGACCATCAAACTTTTCTCTCAAAGGGCCGACATGATCAAAACCGATGCCTACGACTGGGCCATGGGTGAGTTGATGGCTTACGCATCACTGGCCAAGGAGAATTATCCGGTCAGGCTGAGTGGACAAGATTCCGAACGGGGCACATTTTCACACCGGCACGCGGAGATCATCACCGAAGACGGGGAAGAGAAATATTTCCCGCTGAAGAACCTGGGAGGCGAACATGCTACCGTACGTGTTTACAACTCACCTCTTAACGAGTATGGCGTGCTGGGTTTTGAGTATGGCTATTCACTCGCTAACCCGTTCGGGCTAACCATCTGGGAGGCGCAGTTCGGCGACTTCTTCAACGTGGGTCAGGTAATTGTCGACCAGTATATCTCGGCTGCACACGAGAAATGGGGCGTCAAATCGGGTCTGGTGATGTTCCTGCCTCACGGCTATGAAGGCCAGGGAGCAGAACATTCGAGTGGCAGGATGGAACGGTTTCTCACCCAGTGTGCCAACCTCAACCTGCAGGTGGTGAACCCCACCACCCCGGCCAACCATTTCCATGTCATCCGCAGGCAGCTGCACCGCGACATCCGGGTTCCGCTGATTCTCTTCACGCCAAAGAGTCTGCTGCGTCACCCCGAATGTACCTCAACCCTTGCCGATTTCACCGAAGGTCATTTCAGGGAGGTGATTGGCGACGACAAGGCGGACCCGTCTAAAGTCTCCAAGGTGCTGCTATGTACGGGAAAGATATACTACGAACTGGAGGCCGCCCGCAGGAAGGCCGGTGCCGGTCATATCGCCGTCATCCGCATCGAACAGCTCTACCCCTTCCCCGAAAAGCAGCTCAAGAAGATTTTGAAAGGATACAGGAAAGATGCAAAGCTTGTTTGGGTTCAGGAAGAACCGTTGAACATGGGAGCCGCATTGTTTGTTAAACAGTGGATGGGCGACTGTAAACTGGAAATCATCAGCCGCCCCCCAAGCGGTGTTACCGCGGAAGGGCTGACAGCTCTCCACAAGATACATCAGGCAGAGATCATAACGGAAGCAATGAAATAG